From candidate division TA06 bacterium, the proteins below share one genomic window:
- a CDS encoding phosphatase PAP2 family protein, giving the protein MLREMAVPFQLVNLLLIICFGLTSAVRPATADSIDESLYRTIHEDWQSPFMNRLMNGVSHMGDGEVGIVFCSTLLAFGEQRAHETGKLALVSMLGASAVTASLKFAMNRTRPDGDSDNRFNSSFPSGHVSGAFAVASVVGARYKSWRIPLYVLASGIGIARVYRGRHYPSDVLGGAGVGICVGWLVTRNESAILSFNF; this is encoded by the coding sequence ATGTTGCGCGAAATGGCTGTACCGTTCCAATTGGTGAATCTGCTTTTGATCATATGCTTCGGTCTGACATCTGCAGTCAGGCCGGCTACTGCAGACTCAATCGACGAAAGTTTGTACAGGACGATACACGAAGATTGGCAATCCCCCTTCATGAACCGTTTGATGAACGGGGTGAGCCATATGGGCGATGGCGAGGTGGGCATAGTTTTCTGCTCTACTCTATTGGCCTTTGGGGAACAAAGGGCTCACGAAACTGGCAAATTGGCACTCGTCTCAATGCTGGGGGCCAGTGCTGTCACAGCCAGCCTGAAGTTTGCAATGAACAGGACAAGGCCAGACGGCGATTCAGATAACAGGTTCAACTCTTCCTTTCCTTCAGGACACGTATCTGGTGCTTTTGCTGTGGCATCTGTCGTTGGAGCCAGATACAAAAGTTGGAGAATTCCACTATATGTGCTTGCATCCGGCATAGGTATCGCCAGAGTGTATCGGGGAAGGCACTACCCATCTGACGTGCTGGGAGGAGCTGGAGTTGGCATCTGCGTAGGATGGCTGGTAACTAGAAATGAGTCTGCAATATTGAGCTTCAACTTTTGA
- a CDS encoding tetratricopeptide repeat protein — protein MRLLLRPIAVLILVLLTGCIYYNTFYNAKKNFAGAVRGTDVEPGRANKDLLEKCVTRCEKVVKYHPHSKWADDAVLLMGKCFYYMAEHRKALRKFEELETYYPKSGLLAEAYYYQGLANQALQNRDDAIESFRNSAADDPKAKFADAAAYQVVNTHYLGEEYGDALRSSDDFLSAHAKSKYRREVIFIRAQSLFELEKYEESITAFGKFIDLKAKKESRFQARLKIGEAYLKLGRTQEALDVFLALRKEVLGPLEDARLAIRIAESSRSLGDTEQALEQLEEVTVLYPRTEASAEAYYTMGEICEQDLRDLEKAREYYDKARTEAPYSEFSNEALMRSTSIAKLGEYREKVKSGEESELAETQFLLAELYYLEFNRVDEALPEYRKVVDDYPGSEYGPKAAFAIAWILDHVKKDYNEAREAYLKVVTRYPNTTYSDASEKAAKRIERESSSQ, from the coding sequence ATGAGGCTGCTTCTACGGCCAATTGCAGTACTCATTCTTGTTCTTCTGACAGGCTGCATATATTACAATACCTTCTACAACGCGAAGAAGAACTTCGCCGGTGCTGTCAGGGGAACAGACGTTGAACCGGGCAGAGCGAACAAGGACCTTCTCGAGAAGTGCGTAACCAGATGTGAGAAGGTTGTCAAGTACCACCCGCATTCCAAATGGGCAGATGATGCCGTCCTCCTGATGGGAAAGTGCTTCTATTATATGGCGGAGCACAGAAAGGCTCTCAGAAAGTTCGAGGAGCTCGAGACATACTACCCGAAAAGTGGACTGCTTGCAGAAGCCTACTACTACCAGGGGCTGGCCAATCAGGCTCTCCAGAACAGAGATGATGCAATCGAGAGTTTCAGGAACTCGGCAGCAGACGATCCGAAAGCGAAGTTCGCAGATGCTGCCGCTTATCAGGTCGTGAACACTCACTATCTTGGTGAGGAATACGGTGATGCTCTCCGTTCGAGTGATGATTTCCTTTCAGCACACGCGAAAAGCAAGTATAGACGTGAAGTCATCTTCATAAGAGCGCAGTCCCTCTTTGAACTGGAGAAGTATGAAGAGTCGATAACCGCTTTTGGGAAGTTCATAGATCTGAAGGCAAAGAAGGAGTCTCGTTTCCAGGCCCGCCTGAAGATCGGTGAGGCGTATCTCAAATTGGGGAGGACACAAGAGGCTTTGGATGTTTTCCTCGCTTTGAGAAAAGAGGTTCTTGGACCTCTGGAAGATGCCAGGCTTGCTATCAGGATAGCAGAGAGCAGCCGATCGTTGGGTGACACAGAGCAAGCCCTCGAGCAGTTAGAGGAGGTGACTGTTCTCTACCCAAGAACCGAAGCATCAGCAGAGGCATACTATACAATGGGTGAGATTTGTGAACAGGATCTTCGAGATCTTGAAAAAGCTCGGGAATACTATGACAAGGCCAGGACTGAGGCTCCTTACTCAGAATTCTCCAATGAAGCCCTCATGAGATCCACATCAATAGCAAAGCTGGGAGAGTATAGGGAGAAGGTGAAAAGCGGGGAAGAGAGCGAGTTGGCCGAGACTCAATTTCTTCTAGCAGAACTCTACTACCTTGAGTTCAACAGGGTAGACGAGGCTCTTCCCGAGTACAGAAAAGTCGTCGACGACTATCCCGGAAGCGAATATGGACCGAAAGCGGCATTTGCCATTGCGTGGATACTTGACCACGTGAAGAAGGACTACAACGAAGCAAGGGAGGCGTATCTGAAGGTGGTAACCAGGTACCCAAATACCACATACAGCGACGCTTCAGAGAAAGCGGCAAAAAGGATCGAGAGGGAGAGTTCCAGCCAGTAG
- a CDS encoding sigma-70 family RNA polymerase sigma factor, with translation MITAKGICLSYPGFSVAPPATTDAELAVKCRKGDTEAFEILYKKYSKSLFNYIYRMVGDHDRARDLYQDTFIRVLTAKNYQPRAKFSTWLYRIATNLCINDLKRKKPVSLDAKLKMGAGFEARTISPEDYANSQELAEKIKTALEGLTDIQRAVFTLRHYQGLSYQEIARVLRCPLGTVKSRLSSAVNALRKVLSGELKEVFTNEMQ, from the coding sequence ATGATTACAGCAAAAGGCATATGTCTTTCCTATCCAGGATTCAGTGTGGCCCCGCCTGCAACCACTGATGCAGAGTTGGCAGTAAAGTGTAGGAAAGGGGATACTGAGGCCTTTGAAATCCTCTACAAGAAGTACAGCAAGAGTCTCTTCAATTACATTTACAGAATGGTTGGCGATCATGATAGAGCTCGAGATCTGTACCAGGATACCTTCATCAGGGTTCTGACAGCCAAGAACTATCAGCCGCGCGCTAAGTTTTCAACATGGCTCTACAGAATCGCAACTAATCTCTGCATAAACGACTTGAAGAGGAAGAAACCAGTGTCCTTAGATGCTAAACTGAAGATGGGCGCAGGATTTGAGGCGAGGACAATCTCACCTGAGGATTACGCAAACAGCCAGGAACTCGCCGAGAAGATAAAGACGGCCCTTGAGGGGTTGACCGACATACAGCGGGCAGTTTTCACTCTGAGGCATTATCAGGGGCTTTCATACCAGGAGATTGCCCGCGTGCTGAGATGCCCACTGGGCACGGTCAAATCCAGACTGAGTTCTGCGGTAAATGCATTGAGAAAAGTTCTGAGCGGGGAGTTGAAGGAGGTGTTCACAAATGAGATGCAATAA
- a CDS encoding TldD/PmbA family protein, with translation MKDFAKMLAEMLGGKVDYGDARVVESGDESLVVKNGRVESVSSSTDIGFGVRVLVDGCWGFSASSTISKDEAERVVKQAIGIAKASSIVAGEKVKLDATKPAVGKYSSKYEKDPFEVPIAEKIELLLEVDSEIRKEKGIKVSRARMGFERTDKVFASTEGALIEQRFLESGCGISALAVKEGDVQERSYPSSFGGNYANSGYEFILGMDLVGNAPKIAEEAVKLLNAKKCPEKVTTIILESSQLALQIHESIGHPVELDRVLGTEASYAGTSFVTTEKLDKFRYGSDLVNVYADATVEGGLGTFGFDDEGVPGQRIPIIKGGIFSGYLSSRETAPIIGRKSSSAMRADGWDRIPLIRMTNINLEPGEWKLEDLIADTDDGLFLATNKSWSIDDKRLNFQFGTEAAYRIKKGKLGELYKNAVYTGITPEFWASCDAICSEEYWKLWGVPNCGKGQPGQTAHVGHGTAPARFRNVRVGI, from the coding sequence ATGAAAGATTTTGCCAAGATGCTGGCTGAAATGCTTGGGGGAAAAGTTGACTACGGCGATGCCCGGGTTGTCGAATCGGGCGACGAATCCCTGGTGGTAAAGAACGGCAGGGTCGAATCGGTCAGTTCCTCAACTGACATTGGTTTTGGTGTCAGAGTCCTGGTAGATGGATGCTGGGGATTCTCTGCCAGCTCAACGATCAGCAAAGATGAGGCCGAAAGGGTCGTTAAGCAGGCGATAGGAATAGCGAAAGCCAGCAGCATAGTTGCAGGTGAAAAGGTGAAGCTGGATGCGACAAAGCCAGCGGTTGGGAAGTATAGCTCGAAATATGAGAAGGATCCGTTCGAAGTTCCCATTGCTGAGAAGATAGAACTCCTTCTAGAAGTCGATTCCGAAATCAGAAAAGAGAAGGGGATAAAGGTATCCAGGGCGCGCATGGGTTTCGAAAGAACTGACAAGGTGTTTGCATCAACTGAGGGTGCATTGATTGAACAGAGATTTCTTGAGTCTGGCTGCGGGATAAGCGCACTTGCCGTTAAGGAGGGAGATGTGCAGGAGAGGTCGTACCCCTCGAGCTTCGGCGGCAATTATGCGAACAGCGGCTATGAGTTTATACTGGGAATGGACCTTGTCGGCAATGCGCCCAAAATAGCTGAAGAGGCAGTCAAGCTTTTGAATGCCAAAAAGTGCCCGGAAAAAGTGACGACTATCATACTTGAGTCGAGCCAGCTTGCCTTGCAGATACATGAGTCGATAGGGCACCCTGTTGAACTGGATAGAGTGCTGGGCACTGAGGCCAGCTATGCCGGAACGAGTTTCGTGACCACAGAGAAGCTGGACAAGTTCCGGTATGGCTCTGATCTTGTGAACGTGTATGCAGATGCTACAGTGGAGGGCGGCCTGGGTACTTTTGGATTTGATGATGAAGGCGTGCCCGGCCAGAGAATACCAATAATCAAAGGCGGGATATTCAGTGGATACCTTTCTTCGAGGGAGACTGCACCGATCATAGGTAGAAAAAGCTCGAGTGCGATGAGAGCGGACGGTTGGGATAGGATTCCTTTGATTAGAATGACGAACATAAATCTCGAGCCTGGTGAGTGGAAACTCGAGGACCTCATAGCTGATACAGACGATGGTTTGTTTCTTGCCACCAACAAGTCCTGGTCAATAGACGACAAGAGGTTGAACTTCCAGTTTGGCACAGAAGCTGCCTACAGGATAAAGAAAGGCAAACTTGGTGAGCTCTATAAGAACGCGGTCTACACAGGCATAACCCCTGAGTTCTGGGCTTCCTGTGATGCCATCTGCAGCGAAGAATACTGGAAGCTTTGGGGTGTTCCCAACTGCGGTAAAGGGCAGCCCGGCCAGACTGCTCATGTGGGGCACGGAACCGCACCGGCAAGATTCAGAAATGTCAGGGTAGGCATATGA
- a CDS encoding tetratricopeptide repeat protein translates to MLEFFGSSGPERILEKARKLIEQGKADRAVRTLEKGLLGDKEDFILLVELGKLNLKQGSPKEAVGYLKRAYASDPERSDELITEAETLHYESERPLETGAFLYELSLERRDFDQANKYLDGLEEDDLKVLTERYEQRLDTITKYKSEKDMDKKDVSFFYKAALLFARANRFDEADALFNRAVDIIPADKPKLISEYERLTAATYGDPRPRIAFGDFLVKSGDIKRAMKQYKSAIEFDETIANQVTERLEKIKAETRDSEVEDYLARLYVAHNQVEEAMNVVKEGISAGTIELGEAVKKLHEVARLEPENPDVHLSLGDAYRDTDSIDQAISQYKEVFQLNSSLADTVVERLKKIIDAKPRSPMAIALLADIYMYQDDVSSAVETLREAYEADEAMADELVPSVKKVLEKDIENSTALLLLAKACSSAGKDREAVVVLDTLISLGADGAKGAVELLRLIVKSDEDNLEAATILGAGLLAIGLVDEAAEVFHGLPDLPERAPRIMERAFEMCRKRPELAADASKILTSFATKDTDVFTLSMVLGELLALSGDLEGAAAKFKESLGVKPERGSDVAGAFERLLEKNDQLLSAHMGLANCLLKAGDLDGAAQEFSRVLSLDQEKFDEIVDKYYEMVRENPKSTAVRVAIVDALVERRMWDQVRDECTKALKVVPAEQSGYFYLKKGQSFLEKGLFSEAVTLVDKGVSLDTELLEEGRGLVEKIVRLDPKSTAGGYSRARIASRLGDFESASSQFLVIQKMHPDHTEKVIAEVRKVLAENTADPHLHFALGELLLEAGNFEESSGEFEIAFQRDASFADRAIEKYEQIISAKGAYASVSLSLGRAYMKKGSYPLATQNLVAALRAGPSLRGPVLHDLNEILEKDSRDITVRFALSDIYRDDGDTERSVDILREIAELAPTQVDAVSERLRRMIEQHREDLSLRYLLGDLLMKKGALQIGVREYEKIMAEHPLETEHVVEKLREAARGGHPRALVGLATALVNNKWYEEATDVISRMTLKDVNTVSYAVSLLERIQTSDSSISSASMLLGRLLIETEDYRRATVVLASALDNSDEKEVTLESMLLLSRALKYSGQVDRAKSEIELALSTVEDPKEVYTKLTEMIESEKSRELARVLTELKRNPDDELLRIQAAVLKRRMGDVSAAANLLSFTSENPDTEAKRRIELAICLDVLEEPAVSIEVLKGLDLSDMLESDTGKEVLSTLAYLYEKTQQFISVVSTLNLLVSQDPNFKGAQQRLSRASNNMVVHILGDRPNLIDGVIAK, encoded by the coding sequence ATGCTGGAGTTTTTTGGCTCATCGGGTCCTGAGAGGATCCTAGAGAAGGCAAGAAAGCTGATCGAGCAAGGCAAGGCCGACCGCGCTGTTCGCACGCTGGAGAAAGGCCTCCTGGGAGACAAGGAGGACTTCATCCTGCTGGTGGAATTGGGCAAGCTGAACCTCAAACAGGGCTCCCCAAAGGAGGCAGTTGGATATCTGAAACGTGCTTATGCTTCAGACCCCGAGCGGTCAGATGAACTGATAACCGAGGCCGAGACCCTGCACTATGAATCGGAGAGGCCGCTTGAGACTGGCGCATTTCTTTATGAGCTCTCACTTGAGAGAAGAGACTTTGATCAAGCCAACAAATACCTTGACGGACTCGAGGAAGATGATCTCAAAGTACTTACTGAAAGGTATGAGCAGCGTCTAGACACCATCACCAAGTACAAATCCGAAAAGGATATGGACAAAAAGGATGTTTCTTTCTTCTACAAGGCAGCTCTTCTTTTCGCCAGGGCCAACAGATTTGACGAAGCTGATGCACTGTTCAACAGAGCCGTCGATATCATCCCGGCAGACAAACCAAAGTTGATTTCCGAGTACGAACGCCTGACAGCAGCAACGTATGGTGATCCTCGGCCAAGGATTGCCTTCGGGGATTTCCTGGTCAAGTCTGGCGACATCAAGAGGGCGATGAAGCAGTACAAATCGGCGATAGAATTTGACGAGACGATAGCCAACCAGGTCACAGAGAGACTCGAGAAGATCAAAGCCGAGACGCGCGATTCTGAAGTAGAGGATTACCTGGCCAGGTTGTACGTGGCACATAACCAGGTTGAAGAAGCTATGAATGTGGTAAAAGAGGGTATATCGGCCGGGACCATTGAGCTTGGTGAGGCTGTCAAGAAGCTGCATGAAGTGGCGCGGCTAGAGCCGGAGAATCCTGATGTGCACCTGAGCCTGGGAGATGCCTACAGGGACACTGATTCGATTGATCAGGCGATATCACAATATAAGGAGGTTTTTCAGCTCAATTCGAGCTTAGCCGACACGGTTGTAGAAAGGCTCAAGAAGATAATTGACGCAAAGCCCAGAAGCCCAATGGCGATCGCTCTGCTGGCAGACATATACATGTATCAAGACGACGTGTCAAGTGCTGTTGAGACGCTGAGAGAGGCGTATGAAGCTGATGAGGCGATGGCTGATGAACTCGTCCCCAGCGTGAAAAAGGTTCTTGAGAAGGATATTGAGAACTCCACTGCGCTCCTACTCCTTGCCAAGGCCTGTTCCAGTGCGGGCAAAGACAGAGAAGCAGTTGTGGTGCTGGACACTCTCATATCCTTGGGAGCTGATGGCGCAAAGGGAGCGGTTGAGCTGCTTCGGCTAATTGTGAAGAGTGATGAGGACAACCTTGAAGCCGCGACAATATTAGGTGCAGGCCTTCTGGCCATCGGCCTCGTTGATGAAGCCGCAGAGGTCTTCCACGGTCTTCCCGACCTTCCAGAGCGTGCCCCGAGGATAATGGAAAGAGCATTCGAAATGTGCAGGAAGAGACCTGAGCTGGCAGCAGATGCTTCCAAGATTCTTACTTCGTTTGCGACAAAGGACACGGACGTGTTCACTCTGTCAATGGTGCTTGGTGAACTCCTTGCTCTATCCGGGGACCTGGAGGGAGCTGCGGCAAAGTTCAAAGAAAGTCTCGGGGTTAAGCCTGAACGAGGATCAGATGTAGCCGGAGCCTTCGAAAGGTTACTGGAGAAGAACGATCAACTTCTATCGGCGCATATGGGTCTCGCGAACTGTCTCCTCAAGGCAGGTGACCTTGATGGAGCAGCTCAGGAATTCTCAAGAGTACTCTCTCTGGATCAGGAGAAGTTCGATGAGATTGTTGACAAGTACTATGAGATGGTCAGAGAAAATCCCAAGAGCACGGCGGTGAGAGTGGCAATAGTGGATGCTCTTGTAGAAAGGCGCATGTGGGATCAGGTAAGAGACGAGTGCACGAAAGCACTGAAGGTCGTGCCGGCAGAACAATCTGGTTATTTCTACCTTAAGAAGGGGCAGTCGTTTCTCGAAAAAGGACTTTTCAGCGAGGCCGTTACGTTAGTGGATAAGGGAGTTTCCCTTGATACTGAACTTCTTGAAGAAGGTCGTGGTCTTGTTGAGAAGATAGTGAGGCTGGATCCGAAGAGTACGGCCGGGGGGTACTCCAGAGCGAGAATAGCCTCCCGGCTGGGCGACTTCGAGTCTGCGTCTTCACAGTTTCTGGTCATACAAAAGATGCATCCCGATCATACTGAGAAGGTCATTGCAGAAGTTAGAAAAGTCTTGGCAGAGAACACGGCCGATCCCCATCTCCATTTTGCTCTCGGTGAGCTCCTTCTTGAAGCTGGGAACTTCGAAGAATCCTCGGGCGAGTTCGAGATTGCTTTCCAGAGGGATGCGTCCTTTGCCGATAGGGCGATTGAGAAATACGAACAGATAATATCTGCGAAAGGAGCCTATGCTTCTGTCTCCCTTTCGCTGGGCAGAGCCTACATGAAGAAGGGTTCCTATCCCTTGGCTACCCAAAATCTCGTAGCAGCTCTAAGGGCAGGTCCTTCACTGCGTGGACCCGTTCTCCACGACCTAAATGAAATACTTGAGAAGGACTCCAGAGATATTACAGTCAGGTTCGCTCTGTCTGACATCTACCGGGATGACGGAGACACTGAAAGGTCAGTGGACATACTCAGAGAGATAGCGGAACTGGCCCCGACCCAGGTTGATGCCGTGTCTGAGAGATTGCGGAGAATGATTGAACAACACAGAGAAGACCTCTCGCTCAGGTACCTGCTCGGCGACTTACTGATGAAGAAAGGTGCATTGCAGATCGGCGTGAGAGAGTATGAGAAGATTATGGCTGAGCATCCCCTGGAGACGGAGCATGTGGTAGAGAAACTGAGAGAAGCGGCTAGAGGGGGGCATCCGAGGGCACTCGTTGGTCTTGCCACTGCACTCGTGAACAACAAGTGGTACGAAGAAGCAACAGATGTGATATCGCGTATGACCCTGAAGGATGTTAACACGGTCTCCTATGCGGTATCCCTTCTCGAACGGATTCAGACGTCGGATTCCAGCATATCGTCTGCATCCATGCTGCTGGGCAGACTCCTTATTGAAACAGAAGACTATAGGAGAGCGACAGTTGTTCTTGCATCAGCTCTGGACAATTCAGATGAGAAAGAAGTAACTCTGGAGAGTATGCTCCTTCTCTCAAGGGCCCTCAAGTACAGCGGACAGGTCGACAGGGCGAAGTCAGAGATTGAGCTTGCGCTTTCGACTGTTGAAGATCCGAAAGAGGTTTACACCAAGCTTACAGAGATGATCGAATCTGAAAAATCTAGGGAACTGGCCAGGGTACTTACGGAACTGAAACGTAACCCTGATGATGAACTCCTGAGGATTCAGGCTGCGGTACTCAAGCGTCGGATGGGCGATGTGAGCGCGGCGGCCAATCTTCTCAGTTTTACGTCGGAGAACCCGGATACGGAGGCAAAGAGGAGAATTGAGCTGGCAATATGCCTGGATGTTCTGGAAGAGCCGGCTGTCAGTATAGAGGTACTGAAAGGACTGGATCTCTCTGACATGTTAGAAAGCGACACAGGCAAAGAGGTTTTGAGCACCCTGGCATACCTTTACGAGAAGACCCAACAGTTTATTTCCGTCGTTTCTACTCTCAATTTGCTGGTGTCTCAAGATCCAAACTTCAAGGGTGCACAGCAGAGACTGAGTAGAGCGAGTAACAACATGGTTGTCCATATCCTAGGGGACAGACCAAATCTAATAGATGGAGTGATTGCCAAATGA
- a CDS encoding tetratricopeptide repeat protein, with product MICPFLSVERTTREVKYDVDGKIVEAKEIPERELVECRKADCYLYDEGLSNCSLVALAKGSEAVDALLESVRKMSDAFSGMKESTEKSVEGQSRMLESLSKAQRESGVSTLSFASKLDENFKEIAQSVANMSQSMEGLAEKLEGYHDKIESTSSESIEKLGGKLADYSNNLTDVTNDLAKKLREGLDFYSGRTIDAAKESTDRLIEKMGDYADKVEEQKRATEAATEENGKLLSSISESTSRWVDMSKDLFSELTTGLEQMRAEIGVRGEAHLEEQKRTNSLTEALYATLGALSERMESISERVVEASRDMKEFVQRVKDEREEEKRRVTLDKARAHNDRGVALYFRKTYAGALEELEKAIELDPTMAEAHSNMALCLTSLGKNDEAASSFKRALEIDPDMAEAYNNLGLLHFKKKKYEEAVGMFEEAVKKREDYPNAYFNLGSAFEEMDMHAKAIDAWERTLELDPGNVKAKEAMGEISGL from the coding sequence ATGATATGCCCATTTCTGAGTGTCGAACGTACGACAAGAGAAGTAAAGTATGACGTGGATGGCAAGATCGTGGAGGCGAAGGAGATTCCTGAAAGAGAATTGGTGGAATGCCGGAAGGCTGACTGCTACCTGTATGATGAAGGCCTCTCCAACTGCTCGCTTGTGGCTCTTGCGAAAGGTTCGGAAGCTGTGGATGCTCTTCTTGAGTCTGTGCGTAAGATGAGCGATGCGTTCAGCGGCATGAAGGAATCGACGGAGAAGAGCGTGGAAGGACAGAGCAGGATGCTTGAGTCCCTGAGCAAGGCCCAGCGGGAAAGCGGAGTTTCCACGCTGTCGTTTGCCAGCAAGTTAGATGAGAATTTCAAAGAGATAGCACAGAGTGTCGCCAACATGAGCCAAAGCATGGAAGGACTGGCGGAAAAGCTTGAAGGCTACCATGATAAGATAGAGAGCACATCAAGCGAGTCGATTGAGAAGCTCGGCGGGAAGCTGGCGGACTACAGCAATAATCTCACAGACGTTACTAACGATTTGGCTAAGAAGCTGCGGGAGGGGCTCGACTTTTACAGCGGCAGGACCATAGATGCAGCGAAAGAGTCAACGGATAGGCTCATTGAAAAGATGGGGGACTACGCCGATAAGGTGGAGGAGCAGAAAAGGGCGACAGAAGCAGCAACAGAGGAGAACGGAAAGCTTCTGTCTTCTATTTCGGAAAGCACTTCCCGGTGGGTCGATATGTCAAAGGATTTGTTTTCTGAGCTAACGACCGGGCTGGAGCAGATGAGGGCTGAAATTGGGGTGCGTGGCGAAGCTCACCTGGAAGAACAGAAACGGACGAATTCACTCACGGAAGCGCTCTACGCTACTCTTGGTGCCCTTTCTGAGCGGATGGAGTCGATATCAGAAAGAGTGGTTGAGGCAAGCAGAGACATGAAGGAGTTCGTCCAGAGAGTGAAGGACGAGAGGGAAGAAGAAAAACGGAGAGTGACTCTCGATAAAGCTCGAGCCCACAACGACAGAGGAGTAGCACTTTACTTCAGAAAAACATATGCAGGTGCCCTGGAGGAGCTGGAGAAAGCGATAGAGCTTGACCCCACCATGGCAGAAGCTCATAGCAATATGGCGCTGTGTCTCACAAGTCTTGGAAAGAATGATGAGGCAGCGTCGAGTTTCAAGCGCGCCCTGGAGATTGATCCGGACATGGCCGAGGCCTACAACAATCTTGGGTTGCTCCATTTCAAGAAGAAGAAATACGAAGAGGCAGTAGGCATGTTTGAAGAGGCTGTGAAGAAGAGGGAAGACTATCCCAACGCCTACTTCAATCTGGGTAGTGCATTCGAAGAAATGGATATGCATGCGAAAGCAATAGACGCTTGGGAGCGTACTCTGGAGCTCGACCCTGGAAACGTGAAGGCTAAAGAGGCAATGGGAGAGATAAGTGGACTGTGA
- a CDS encoding type II toxin-antitoxin system PemK/MazF family toxin, which translates to MRRGEVWWTELPAPARRRPVVLLSRDEAYQVRELVTVAPVTTRIRSIPSEVQLGKAEGLPKKCVVNLDTITTIPKRLLAERICLLPEGVIQNIENAIRFSLGMRRAE; encoded by the coding sequence ATGAGGCGCGGTGAGGTTTGGTGGACCGAACTACCTGCGCCGGCCAGGCGTCGTCCCGTGGTTTTGCTGTCACGTGACGAGGCCTACCAGGTTAGAGAGCTGGTGACAGTTGCACCTGTTACTACACGTATACGCAGTATTCCTTCGGAGGTGCAATTGGGAAAGGCGGAAGGGCTGCCAAAGAAGTGCGTGGTCAACCTCGATACGATAACTACAATTCCGAAGCGGCTCCTGGCTGAGCGGATCTGTTTGCTGCCCGAAGGAGTAATCCAGAATATCGAAAACGCCATCCGCTTTTCCCTGGGAATGCGCAGAGCTGAGTGA
- a CDS encoding FAD:protein FMN transferase codes for MRIYLKLFYFLCLFCTLAGCTRTTPITKRTRILLGTAVTVKAHADSKRDALTCVNAAFQEMDLIDSICGYQSGSEVDRINSNTGRFVSVPSEVAEIVQKSVKYSRLSNGALDVTIDPIFRLWHRFEGESLSVPSRQSIASALSFVDYRSIAVDGSSVRISTEGGSIDLGAVAKGYAVDRGIAVLENLGASGGLIDAGGDIRVFGRRPDGGLWRIGLRDPRMLDSLVTVFEVEDRAIATSGDYERYFLKDGVRYHHILDPATGFPARGCCSVTIITDEACDADAIATAVFVLGPEKGMELIERLPDVEGLIIIFTDHSAKRILRSTGLSKYEVQIAEY; via the coding sequence ATGAGGATCTACCTGAAGCTTTTCTACTTCCTATGCCTCTTCTGCACCCTTGCGGGTTGCACCAGAACAACTCCCATTACAAAAAGGACACGCATTCTTCTGGGCACAGCCGTCACGGTGAAGGCACATGCAGACAGCAAACGCGATGCCCTCACCTGTGTGAATGCAGCCTTCCAGGAGATGGACCTGATAGACAGCATCTGCGGCTACCAGAGCGGAAGCGAAGTTGACAGAATCAACTCCAACACTGGAAGATTCGTTTCTGTACCATCCGAGGTTGCGGAGATCGTGCAGAAATCGGTCAAGTACTCTCGACTTTCGAATGGTGCGCTTGATGTAACCATAGACCCTATTTTCAGGCTCTGGCACAGATTCGAAGGCGAAAGCCTCTCTGTGCCATCCCGGCAGTCAATTGCCTCTGCTCTTTCTTTTGTAGATTATAGAAGCATAGCTGTCGATGGCTCATCAGTGAGAATTTCCACTGAAGGTGGCTCCATAGACCTTGGGGCTGTGGCAAAAGGATATGCTGTGGATAGAGGCATTGCCGTTTTGGAAAACCTTGGCGCGAGCGGAGGACTGATAGACGCTGGTGGGGATATAAGAGTTTTCGGTAGGAGGCCCGACGGTGGTCTCTGGAGAATCGGCTTAAGAGATCCCAGGATGCTAGATTCTCTAGTAACCGTGTTTGAAGTCGAGGACAGAGCAATAGCGACATCAGGTGACTATGAGCGCTATTTTCTAAAAGATGGAGTGAGATACCATCACATACTCGATCCTGCCACTGGATTTCCGGCAAGAGGCTGCTGCAGTGTGACCATCATAACAGATGAGGCATGCGATGCAGATGCCATCGCCACGGCAGTCTTTGTCCTCGGCCCAGAAAAAGGAATGGAACTGATCGAGAGGCTACCTGACGTCGAAGGACTGATCATAATCTTCACCGATCACAGCGCGAAGCGAATACTTCGGTCAACCGGTCTATCGAAGTACGAAGTACAAATTGCAGAGTACTAA